The following coding sequences lie in one Arachis ipaensis cultivar K30076 chromosome B05, Araip1.1, whole genome shotgun sequence genomic window:
- the LOC107642571 gene encoding thaumatin-like protein 1 has protein sequence MALFSYHRHSSQPFFTFFLFLLLEGVSGATFTFVNKCDHTVWPGILGKPDIGSTGFELSKGSTKTFQAPTGWSGRFWGRTDCKFDDQGKGTCATADCGSGEINCNGGGASPPATLAEFTLGTGSMDYYDVSLVDGYNLPMMVEAXXXSGSCGATGCGADLNKRCPSELRVEGGDACRSACDAFKKPEYCCDGEFGNPNTCKPSVYSEMFKSACPKSYSYAYDDATSTFTCSDADYTVTFCPSSPSLKSSTDSSPKAAASDSGSDLGSGSGSSVEQSALGSTSWLADMATATGSASTRSKPFRGSILVAVAFFLSLLIA, from the exons CATTCTTCTCAGcccttcttcactttcttccttttcCTCCTCCTCGAAG GGGTTTCAGGTGCAACATTCACGTTCGTAAACAAGTGCGATCACACAGTATGGCCAGGCATATTGGGCAAACCAGATATCGGAAGCACGGGTTTCGAGCTCTCAAAGGGTTCCACAAAGACTTTCCAAGCTCCTACGGGCTGGTCGGGCAGATTCTGGGGCAGAACCGACTGCAAATTCGACGATCAAGGCAAAGGAACATGCGCCACCGCCGACTGCGGCTCCGGCGAGATCAACTGCAACGGAGGCGGAGCCTCTCCTCCGGCCACCCTCGCCGAGTTCACTCTCGGCACCGGTTCCATGGACTACTACGACGTCAGCCTCGTCGACGGCTACAATCTCCCCATGATGGTGGAGGC NNNNNNNNGCTCCGGCTCGTGCGGCGCCACGGGATGCGGCGCTGACTTAAACAAGCGGTGCCCGTCGGAGCTTCGAGTGGAGGGCGGTGACGCGTGCCGCAGCGCGTGTGATGCATTCAAGAAACCGGAGTATTGCTGCGACGGAGAATTCGGAAACCCTAACACGTGTAAGCCATCTGTGTACTCTGAAATGTTCAAGAGTGCATGCCCCAAATCTTATAGCTATGCTTATGATGATGCCACCAGCACTTTCACTTGCTCCGATGCTGATTACACCGTCACTTTTTGTCCCTCTTCTCCGAG TCTAAAATCTTCGACGGATTCATCCCCTAAGGCAGCGGCTTCAGATTCGGGTTCGGATTTAGGGTCGGGGTCAGGTTCGTCGGTGGAGCAGTCGGCACTAGGTTCCACATCATGGCTAGCTGATATGGCTACGGCCACCGGGTCGGCATCCACAAGAAGCAAGCCTTTTCGGGGATCAATTTTGGTGGCggttgctttctttctttctcttttgataGCTTAG